From one Asterias amurensis chromosome 10, ASM3211899v1 genomic stretch:
- the LOC139943424 gene encoding MOB kinase activator 3B-like, which produces MDLKGFFGGKERTFRPKKKFEPGTLRYQLHKKAMASLNSGLDLKAVVALPAEEDLNDWLAVHVVDFFNRINLIYGTICEYCTDDSCPIMSGGPRYEYMWCDGEKFKKPTALPANKYISHLMEWVETLINKETVFPVNVDVPFPKNFVNTCKNILKRLHRVFVHVYIHHFENLVAIGAEAHINTCYKHFYYFVREFNLIDGKELEPLREMTMKICH; this is translated from the exons ATGGATCTAAAAGGGTTCTTCGGTGGAAAGGAAAGG ACGTTCCGGCCAAAGAAGAAGTTTGAGCCGGGAACGTTACGGTATCAACTTCACAAGAAGGCGATGGCGTCGTTGAACTCTGGCCTTGATCTGAAGGCGGTGGTAGCTTTACCAGCAGAAGAAGACCTCAATGATTGGCTAGCTGTCCATG TTGTTGATTTCTTCAACCGTATTAATCTCATCTATGGAACGATATGTGAGTACTGCACCGATGATTCCTGTCCAATCATGTCTGGTGGACCAAG GTATGAGTATATGTGGTGCGACGGTGAAAAGTTCAAGAAGCCGACAGCCCTCCCGGCTAATAAGTACATCTCACACCTTATGGAATGGGTGGAGACACTCATAAACAAAGAAACAGTCTTCCCCGTTAATGTTG ATGTACCATTCCCAAAGAACTTTGTCAATACATGCAAGAACATTCTGAAGAGACTTCATCGAGTCTTCGTTCACGTCTACATCCACCATTTTGAGAACTTAGTCGCAATAGGAGCG GAAGCCCACATCAACACCTGTTACAAACATTTCTACTACTTTGTCAGAGAATTCAACCTCATTGATGGAAAAGAGTTAGAACCTTTG AGAGAGATGACTATGAAGATCTGTCATTGA